In Chromatiaceae bacterium, a single genomic region encodes these proteins:
- a CDS encoding 2-isopropylmalate synthase yields MTADRLIIFDTTLRDGEQSPGASMTRDEKVRIAKALEKMRVDVIEAGFPIASIGDFEAVQAVANSVKESTVCGLARALEADIARAGEALKDANSARIHTFIATSPVHMERKLRMSPDQVVEQAIWAVKRARDFTDNVEFSAEDAGRSELDFLCRVFEAVIDAGASTINVPDTVGYNLPSQFGETMRQLLERIPNSDKAVFSVHCHNDLGLAVANSLAAVMNGARQVECTINGLGERAGNASLEEVVMAVRTRQDVFHCDSRLDTTQIVTCSKLVSNITGFPVQPNKAIVGANAFAHESGIHQDGVLKHRETYEIMRAEDVGWTRNRMVLGKHSGRNAFRSRLDELGIVFGSEEELNAAFSRFKDLADKKHEVFDEDLQALVTEKGIEAENERIRLVSLRVVSETGEIPNADVTLSIDGEELSVSAEGGGPVDAAYKAIEALVNTGADLKLYSVNNITSGTDSQGEVTVRLEKGGRLVNGQGADTDIVIASAKAYINGCNKLLEPAVRAHPQVGDV; encoded by the coding sequence ATGACTGCGGATAGACTGATCATCTTCGATACCACGCTGCGCGACGGCGAGCAGAGCCCCGGCGCGTCCATGACGCGGGACGAAAAGGTTCGCATCGCCAAGGCGTTGGAAAAGATGCGCGTGGACGTGATCGAGGCCGGGTTCCCGATCGCGAGCATCGGCGATTTCGAGGCCGTGCAGGCGGTCGCAAACTCGGTCAAGGAATCGACCGTGTGCGGTCTGGCGCGCGCGCTCGAGGCGGACATCGCGCGCGCCGGCGAGGCACTGAAAGACGCCAACTCGGCGCGCATCCACACCTTCATCGCGACGTCGCCAGTGCACATGGAACGCAAACTGCGCATGTCACCGGACCAGGTCGTCGAGCAGGCGATCTGGGCGGTCAAGCGCGCGCGCGACTTCACCGACAACGTCGAGTTCTCCGCCGAGGATGCCGGCCGTTCCGAGCTGGATTTTCTGTGCCGTGTGTTCGAGGCGGTGATCGATGCCGGCGCATCCACGATCAACGTGCCCGACACGGTCGGCTACAACCTGCCTTCGCAGTTCGGCGAGACCATGCGCCAACTGCTCGAGCGCATCCCCAACTCCGACAAGGCGGTGTTTTCCGTGCATTGCCACAACGACCTCGGGCTCGCGGTCGCGAACTCGCTGGCTGCGGTGATGAACGGGGCCCGCCAGGTCGAGTGTACGATCAATGGCCTTGGCGAACGGGCCGGCAACGCCTCGTTGGAGGAGGTCGTGATGGCGGTGCGCACGCGTCAGGACGTGTTCCACTGCGACAGCCGCCTGGATACCACCCAGATCGTGACCTGCTCCAAGCTGGTTTCGAACATCACCGGCTTTCCGGTCCAGCCGAACAAGGCCATCGTCGGGGCGAACGCGTTTGCGCACGAATCCGGCATCCATCAGGACGGGGTGCTCAAACACCGCGAGACCTACGAAATCATGCGTGCCGAGGACGTCGGCTGGACGCGCAATCGCATGGTCCTGGGCAAGCACTCGGGCCGCAATGCGTTCCGCAGTCGCCTCGATGAACTGGGCATCGTGTTCGGCAGCGAAGAGGAACTGAACGCGGCGTTCTCGCGGTTCAAGGATCTCGCCGACAAGAAGCACGAGGTGTTCGACGAGGACCTGCAGGCCTTGGTGACCGAGAAGGGCATCGAGGCCGAGAATGAACGCATCCGTCTGGTCTCGCTGCGGGTCGTCTCGGAGACCGGTGAGATCCCGAATGCCGACGTCACGCTGAGTATCGATGGCGAGGAGCTCTCGGTGTCCGCCGAAGGCGGCGGGCCGGTCGACGCGGCGTACAAGGCGATCGAGGCGCTGGTGAATACCGGCGCCGATCTCAAGCTGTACTCCGTCAACAACATCACCAGTGGTACCGACAGCCAGGGCGAGGTCACGGTGCGTCTGGAGAAGGGCGGACGCCTGGTGAACGGCCAGGGCGCGGACACCGACATCGTGATCGCCTCGGCGAAGGCCTATATCAACGGTTGCAACAAGCTGCTGGAACCCGCGGTGCGCGCGCATCCGCAGGTCGGCGACGTGTGA
- the pssA gene encoding CDP-diacylglycerol--serine O-phosphatidyltransferase, with translation MDQEPAKVAELEQERPRRARGIYLLPNLFTTAALFAGFYGVLAAMNDQFEKGAIAIFVAMILDGLDGRVARLTNTQTAFGAEYDSLSDMVAFGLAPSLVIYEWSLSTLGKFGWLAAFIYTAGAALRLARFNSQLDTADKRYFTGLPSPSAAAIIAAWVWVSVDNGLSGETTAWLALVLTAGAGLLMVSNIRYHSFKQIDFKGKVPFFAIVVVMLAFAVILSEPPLVLFASFAVYIVSGPVLAVRRRWRRRRGEDPAT, from the coding sequence ATGGACCAGGAACCCGCAAAGGTCGCCGAACTCGAACAGGAGCGGCCGCGTCGTGCGCGCGGTATCTACCTGTTGCCCAATCTGTTCACCACCGCGGCGTTGTTTGCGGGGTTCTACGGCGTGCTCGCGGCGATGAACGACCAGTTCGAGAAGGGCGCGATAGCGATCTTCGTCGCGATGATCCTGGACGGCCTCGATGGCCGTGTCGCGCGCCTGACCAACACCCAGACCGCATTCGGTGCGGAGTACGACAGCCTCTCCGACATGGTTGCGTTCGGCCTGGCACCTTCGCTGGTGATCTACGAATGGAGCCTTTCGACACTTGGCAAGTTCGGTTGGCTCGCCGCTTTCATCTATACGGCCGGCGCCGCGCTGCGCCTGGCGCGTTTCAATTCGCAACTCGACACGGCCGACAAACGGTATTTCACCGGCCTGCCGAGCCCGTCCGCGGCAGCGATCATCGCCGCGTGGGTCTGGGTGTCGGTGGACAACGGTCTGTCCGGCGAAACCACGGCCTGGCTCGCGTTGGTGCTGACCGCCGGGGCCGGGCTGCTGATGGTCAGCAATATCCGCTATCACAGCTTCAAACAGATCGATTTCAAGGGCAAGGTGCCGTTCTTCGCGATCGTCGTGGTCATGCTGGCATTCGCGGTCATCCTGTCTGAACCGCCGCTGGTGCTGTTCGCGAGTTTCGCGGTCTACATCGTGTCCGGGCCGGTGCTCGCCGTGCGACGCCGCTGGCGCAGGCGCCGAGGCGAGGATCCGGCGACCTGA
- the mtaB gene encoding tRNA (N(6)-L-threonylcarbamoyladenosine(37)-C(2))-methylthiotransferase MtaB produces MRVYLQALGCRLNEAELETWSRDCRAHGYSLADSAEQADLVVINTCAVTGESVRKSRQLIRRARRDNPLAKLVVSGCYASLEPEAGAAELGIDLLVANADKDRLIDIAARRLDLPVMPESATEPGENALLARGRQRAFVKVQDGCRYRCAFCIVTKARGDERSRPVGEVVDEVNRIHAEGTQEVVLTGVHLGGYGGDHAADLPTLVRTLLADTDIPRIRLGSLEPWEISDDLWPMFEDPRLLPHLHLPLQSGADSVLRRMSRRCRTAEFRALATRARSAAPGFNITTDIIVGFPGESDAEWRQTLAFTEEMAFGHVHIFAYSPRAGTKAAGMPQQITRAAKRQRSEQLHALARRSRRQALQQAIGQRFDVLIEGAEDGAAGWSGYTPNYLRVALAAGHGDALENRIVTVRGVDITADGARLQVEAV; encoded by the coding sequence ATGCGCGTCTATCTGCAGGCACTCGGTTGCCGACTCAATGAAGCCGAACTCGAGACCTGGTCACGCGACTGTCGGGCGCACGGCTACTCGCTTGCCGACAGCGCCGAGCAGGCCGACCTGGTGGTCATCAACACCTGCGCCGTGACCGGCGAGTCGGTGCGCAAATCACGCCAGCTGATCCGCCGTGCGCGACGCGACAACCCACTCGCCAAGCTCGTGGTCAGCGGTTGCTACGCGTCGCTCGAACCCGAGGCCGGCGCCGCCGAACTGGGCATCGACCTGCTGGTCGCCAACGCCGACAAGGACCGCCTGATCGACATCGCCGCGCGACGCCTAGACCTGCCGGTGATGCCGGAGTCCGCGACCGAACCGGGGGAGAACGCGCTGCTCGCCCGCGGCCGTCAACGTGCCTTCGTCAAGGTCCAGGATGGCTGCCGGTATCGCTGCGCCTTCTGCATCGTGACCAAGGCCCGCGGCGACGAGCGCAGCCGGCCTGTCGGTGAAGTAGTGGATGAGGTCAACCGCATCCATGCCGAAGGGACGCAGGAGGTCGTACTGACCGGGGTGCACCTCGGTGGCTATGGCGGCGATCACGCCGCCGACCTGCCGACCCTGGTGCGCACGCTGCTCGCCGACACGGACATCCCGCGCATCCGCCTGGGTTCGCTCGAGCCCTGGGAGATCAGCGACGACCTCTGGCCGATGTTCGAGGATCCGCGCCTGCTGCCGCACCTGCACCTGCCGCTGCAGAGCGGCGCCGACAGCGTGTTGCGGCGCATGTCGCGGCGCTGCCGCACCGCCGAGTTCCGCGCGCTGGCGACGCGCGCGCGTAGCGCGGCGCCGGGATTCAACATCACCACCGACATCATCGTCGGCTTTCCCGGCGAGAGCGACGCCGAGTGGCGCCAGACGCTGGCGTTCACCGAGGAGATGGCGTTCGGGCACGTCCACATCTTCGCCTATTCGCCGCGCGCCGGGACCAAGGCGGCCGGCATGCCCCAGCAGATCACGCGGGCGGCAAAACGCCAACGCAGCGAGCAATTGCACGCACTGGCGCGACGCAGCCGCCGGCAGGCCCTGCAACAGGCGATCGGCCAACGCTTCGATGTGCTGATCGAGGGAGCCGAGGACGGTGCCGCCGGGTGGTCGGGGTACACCCCAAACTACCTGCGCGTCGCGCTCGCCGCGGGACACGGCGACGCACTCGAAAATCGCATCGTCACGGTACGCGGCGTAGACATCACCGCGGACGGCGCGCGGCTGCAGGTCGAGGCAGTCTGA
- a CDS encoding acetolactate synthase 3 large subunit, translating into MELSGAEIVVQALKDEGVEYVWGYPGGAVLHIYDALFNQDSVRHILVRHEQGATHAADGYARATGKVGVVLVTSGPGATNAVTGIATAYMDSIPMVILTGQVPTPVIGSDAFQEVDTVGITRPCVKHNFLVKRAEDLAETIKKAFFIAASGRPGPVVVDIPKDVTDPNVRIPYRYPDKVEMRSYNPVEKGHLGQIRKAVEMMLDAERPVIYTGGGVVLGEASEQLTELVRTTGFPVTQTLMGLGSYPATDHQFIGMLGMHGTYEANMAMHETDVLVAIGARFDDRVTGKIAHFCPNARIIHIDVDPASISKTVRVDVPIVGQVRSVLQDMLRVMKEHARQPDADKLKAWWDRINGWRKLDCLRYEQGPDAIKPQYAVETMYKVTKGTDFYLTSDVGQHQMFAAQFYPFDLPRRWINSGGLGTMGFGLPAAMGVQQAFPDATVACVTGEASIQMCIQELATCKQYNLPLKIVLLNNGYMGMVRQWQEFFYDGRYSHSYVDALPNFKLLAESFGHVGMRIENPADLEGAYREAFAMKDRLVFMDIIVDPSENVYPMIEAGKGHHEMHLSPHLSSDRELA; encoded by the coding sequence GTGGAACTCAGTGGTGCCGAGATCGTCGTTCAGGCTTTGAAGGACGAGGGCGTCGAGTATGTCTGGGGCTATCCGGGCGGCGCCGTGCTGCATATCTACGACGCGCTTTTCAATCAGGACTCGGTACGCCATATCCTGGTGCGCCACGAGCAGGGTGCCACGCATGCCGCGGACGGCTACGCGCGCGCGACCGGCAAGGTGGGCGTGGTGCTGGTGACTTCGGGACCGGGTGCGACCAACGCGGTGACCGGCATCGCCACCGCCTACATGGATTCGATTCCGATGGTCATCCTGACCGGTCAGGTACCGACCCCGGTGATCGGCTCCGATGCCTTCCAGGAGGTCGATACGGTCGGCATCACCCGTCCGTGCGTGAAACACAATTTCCTGGTCAAACGGGCCGAGGATCTGGCCGAGACGATCAAGAAGGCGTTCTTCATCGCCGCCTCCGGCCGGCCGGGGCCGGTCGTCGTCGACATTCCGAAGGACGTCACCGATCCGAACGTGCGCATTCCGTACAGGTATCCGGACAAGGTCGAGATGCGCTCGTACAATCCGGTCGAGAAGGGGCACCTCGGGCAGATCCGCAAGGCTGTCGAGATGATGCTCGATGCCGAGCGTCCGGTGATCTATACCGGCGGCGGCGTGGTGCTCGGCGAGGCCTCGGAACAACTGACCGAGCTGGTACGGACAACCGGTTTCCCGGTGACCCAGACGCTGATGGGGCTGGGCTCCTATCCGGCGACCGACCACCAGTTCATCGGCATGCTCGGCATGCACGGGACCTACGAAGCCAACATGGCGATGCACGAGACCGACGTGCTGGTCGCGATCGGCGCCCGTTTCGACGACCGCGTGACCGGCAAGATCGCGCATTTCTGTCCCAACGCGCGGATCATCCATATCGATGTGGACCCCGCCTCGATCTCGAAGACGGTGCGGGTCGACGTGCCGATCGTCGGCCAGGTACGCAGCGTGTTGCAGGACATGCTGCGGGTGATGAAGGAGCATGCCCGCCAGCCGGATGCCGACAAGCTGAAGGCGTGGTGGGATCGCATCAACGGCTGGCGCAAGCTCGACTGCCTGCGATACGAGCAGGGTCCTGACGCGATCAAGCCGCAGTATGCCGTCGAGACCATGTACAAAGTCACGAAGGGTACCGATTTCTATCTGACCTCGGACGTCGGCCAGCACCAGATGTTCGCGGCGCAGTTCTACCCGTTCGACCTCCCGCGCCGCTGGATCAACTCGGGCGGTCTCGGCACCATGGGATTCGGCCTGCCGGCCGCGATGGGTGTGCAGCAGGCGTTTCCGGATGCAACGGTCGCCTGCGTCACCGGCGAGGCCAGTATCCAGATGTGTATCCAGGAACTCGCCACCTGTAAACAGTACAACCTGCCACTGAAGATCGTGCTGCTGAACAACGGTTACATGGGCATGGTCCGCCAGTGGCAGGAGTTCTTCTACGACGGGCGTTATTCGCACTCCTACGTCGATGCGCTGCCGAACTTCAAGCTGCTCGCCGAGAGCTTCGGCCATGTCGGTATGCGGATCGAGAACCCCGCCGATCTCGAGGGTGCCTACCGTGAGGCGTTCGCGATGAAGGATCGACTGGTGTTCATGGACATCATCGTCGACCCGTCGGAGAACGTGTACCCGATGATCGAGGCCGGCAAGGGTCACCACGAGATGCACCTCTCGCCGCATCTCTCGTCGGACAGGGAGCTTGCGTGA
- a CDS encoding uracil-DNA glycosylase produces MMLGARRRACLEAMGIALWRLDPERAGTVPTRDEAPGPSVARPPAASPELAAGTVDASAAMDSGATWPDVDGTVEDLDLEQLRARVAECHACALHATRSQTVFGVGDPHARLMIIGEAPGADEDRQGEPFVGRAGQLLNAMLAAIGFARGQVYIANIIKCRPPGNRDPHIEEAAACQPYLHRQIALIQPRLILSVGRISAHNLLGTDQSVGRLRGRVHRFDPGDIPVIVTYHPAYLLRRPAEKAKAWADLQAAHRVLIE; encoded by the coding sequence GTGATGTTGGGTGCGCGGCGCAGGGCCTGCCTGGAGGCGATGGGTATAGCGCTGTGGCGGCTTGACCCTGAGCGGGCGGGTACGGTGCCGACGCGCGATGAGGCCCCTGGCCCTTCGGTCGCCCGGCCGCCCGCAGCGTCACCCGAGCTGGCGGCCGGCACTGTCGATGCGTCCGCCGCGATGGACAGCGGCGCAACCTGGCCCGACGTGGACGGCACCGTCGAGGACCTGGATCTGGAACAACTGCGCGCCCGTGTGGCTGAATGTCACGCCTGTGCGCTGCACGCGACACGGAGCCAGACGGTGTTCGGCGTCGGCGATCCGCACGCCCGTCTGATGATCATCGGCGAGGCGCCCGGGGCCGACGAGGATCGCCAGGGGGAGCCGTTCGTGGGTCGCGCCGGTCAGCTGTTGAACGCGATGCTCGCCGCTATCGGCTTCGCCCGCGGGCAGGTGTACATCGCAAACATCATCAAGTGTCGGCCGCCGGGCAACCGCGACCCGCACATCGAGGAGGCGGCGGCGTGCCAGCCTTATCTGCACCGACAGATCGCGCTGATCCAGCCGCGACTGATCCTCTCGGTTGGGCGGATCTCGGCGCACAACCTGCTCGGAACGGACCAGTCGGTGGGCCGTCTGCGCGGACGCGTGCACCGTTTCGACCCGGGCGATATCCCCGTGATCGTCACCTATCACCCGGCCTACCTGCTGCGCCGTCCGGCGGAGAAGGCCAAGGCCTGGGCTGACCTGCAGGCCGCTCATCGTGTACTGATCGAATGA
- the rmuC gene encoding DNA recombination protein RmuC has protein sequence MRLQDLIDQRLGGLQRQLLQDSAGLKTDLIERFEAQRQATGESLAGARLAQQREAADLREALEAALNRHREVAERHQREALAGQQEALTGGMAAMASQVSEAFRTASDELGKRVEGLTRTTDTRLQEISGQVERRLAEGFEKTTETFARVLEHLSRIDEAQKRITELSSNVVSLQEVLTDKRSRGAFGEVQLAGLVRNLLPEDSYAFQHTLSNGTRVDCLLSLPEPTGRVPIDAKFPLERFQAMMDVDLPETERARAARQFRQDIRRHIRDIADKYLVPGETADGAVMFLPAEAVFAEIHAHFPDLVEEAQRARVWLVSPTTLMAVLTTARAVLKDEATRRQVHIIQDHLRKLADDFGRFRQRMDRLAVHIRQAHDDVEQVNTSAQKISARFVDIDLVELPPEEEAEAAVAMPRD, from the coding sequence ATGCGTCTGCAGGATCTTATCGATCAGCGCCTCGGCGGACTGCAGCGCCAGTTGCTGCAGGACTCGGCCGGGCTCAAGACCGACCTGATCGAGCGTTTCGAGGCGCAACGTCAGGCCACCGGCGAAAGCCTGGCCGGTGCCCGCCTGGCGCAGCAGCGCGAGGCCGCGGATCTGCGCGAGGCGCTCGAGGCGGCACTCAATCGACATCGCGAGGTGGCCGAACGTCATCAGCGCGAGGCACTGGCCGGTCAGCAGGAGGCGCTGACCGGGGGCATGGCGGCGATGGCCAGCCAGGTCAGCGAGGCGTTCCGCACCGCTTCCGACGAACTCGGCAAGCGCGTCGAGGGGCTGACCCGGACCACCGATACCCGGCTGCAGGAGATCAGCGGCCAGGTCGAGCGCCGGCTTGCCGAGGGGTTCGAGAAGACCACCGAGACCTTCGCCCGGGTACTCGAGCACCTCAGTCGCATCGACGAGGCACAAAAACGCATCACCGAGCTCTCGAGCAATGTGGTCAGCCTGCAGGAGGTCCTGACCGACAAGCGCTCACGCGGGGCATTCGGCGAGGTGCAGCTCGCCGGCCTGGTGCGCAATCTGTTGCCGGAGGACAGCTACGCCTTCCAGCACACGCTGAGCAACGGCACCCGGGTGGACTGCCTGCTGAGCCTGCCGGAGCCGACCGGGCGCGTGCCGATCGACGCCAAGTTTCCGCTCGAGCGTTTCCAGGCGATGATGGACGTCGATCTGCCGGAAACCGAGCGCGCGCGGGCCGCACGCCAGTTCCGCCAGGACATCCGCCGGCACATCCGTGATATCGCCGACAAGTACCTGGTCCCGGGCGAGACCGCCGATGGGGCGGTGATGTTCCTGCCGGCCGAGGCGGTGTTCGCCGAGATCCATGCGCATTTTCCCGACCTGGTCGAGGAGGCGCAGCGGGCGCGTGTCTGGCTGGTGTCGCCGACCACGCTGATGGCGGTGCTGACCACCGCGCGCGCGGTGCTCAAGGACGAGGCGACGCGCCGCCAGGTGCACATCATCCAGGACCACCTGCGCAAGCTGGCCGATGACTTTGGCCGCTTCCGTCAGCGCATGGACCGGCTTGCGGTGCACATCCGCCAGGCACACGATGACGTGGAACAGGTGAACACCTCGGCGCAGAAGATCAGCGCGCGTTTCGTCGACATCGACCTGGTGGAGCTACCGCCTGAGGAAGAGGCCGAGGCGGCGGTTGCGATGCCGCGTGACTAG
- the ilvN gene encoding acetolactate synthase small subunit, which translates to MRHIISIMMENEAGALSRVAGLFSARGYNIESLTVAPTEDATLSRMTLVTTGDEAIIEQITKQLNKLVDVVKLVDLSEGAHIERELMMIKVRADQGMRDELKRLADIFRGNIIDVTDVSYTIEMTGDGSKLDAFIRVLDPELIIETVRSGPLGIARGGKRLAI; encoded by the coding sequence ATGCGGCATATCATTTCGATCATGATGGAAAACGAAGCGGGCGCCCTGTCGCGCGTCGCCGGGTTGTTCAGTGCACGCGGTTACAACATCGAATCGCTGACAGTTGCGCCGACCGAGGATGCCACGCTGTCGCGCATGACGCTGGTGACGACCGGTGACGAGGCGATCATCGAGCAGATCACCAAGCAGCTGAACAAGCTGGTCGACGTGGTGAAACTCGTCGATCTGTCCGAGGGTGCCCACATCGAGCGCGAGCTGATGATGATCAAGGTGCGCGCCGATCAGGGCATGCGTGACGAGCTCAAGCGCCTGGCCGACATCTTCCGCGGCAACATCATCGACGTGACGGACGTGTCCTACACGATCGAGATGACCGGTGACGGTTCCAAACTGGACGCATTCATCCGTGTGCTCGATCCCGAATTGATCATCGAGACCGTACGTTCCGGTCCGTTGGGCATTGCGCGCGGCGGCAAGCGGCTCGCGATCTGA
- the ilvC gene encoding ketol-acid reductoisomerase, whose protein sequence is MNIYYDKDCDLSIIQGMKVAVIGYGSQGHAHANNLKDSGVDVRVALRPGSASAKKAEASGLTVKSVPDAVAESDLVMILTPDEFQSQLYRGEIEPNLKQGAVLAFAHGFAIHYNQIVPRADLDVVMIAPKAPGHTVRNEFTRGGGIPDLVAIAQDASGRARDIALSYASAIGGGRTGIIETSFKDETETDLFGEQAVLCGGAVELVKAGFETLVDAGYAPEMAYFECLHELKLIVDLMYEGGIANMNYSISNNAEYGEYVTGPKVINAQSRAVMREALHNIQTGEYAKRFILEGGAGYPEMTAHRRNNAAHPIEVVGERLRGMMPWIQKIVDKSKN, encoded by the coding sequence ATCAATATCTATTACGACAAAGACTGCGACCTCTCCATCATCCAGGGTATGAAGGTCGCGGTCATCGGCTACGGTTCGCAGGGTCACGCCCACGCCAACAACCTGAAGGACTCCGGCGTCGACGTGCGCGTCGCGCTGCGCCCGGGTTCGGCATCGGCGAAAAAGGCCGAGGCCTCCGGTCTGACCGTGAAAAGCGTGCCGGACGCGGTCGCCGAGTCGGATCTCGTGATGATCCTGACACCGGACGAGTTCCAGTCGCAGCTGTATCGCGGCGAGATCGAGCCGAATCTGAAGCAGGGTGCGGTGCTCGCGTTCGCACACGGCTTCGCAATCCACTACAACCAGATCGTGCCACGCGCCGATCTCGACGTGGTGATGATCGCGCCGAAGGCGCCCGGACACACCGTGCGCAACGAATTCACGCGTGGCGGCGGTATCCCGGATCTGGTCGCGATCGCGCAGGATGCGTCGGGTCGCGCCAGGGACATCGCACTGTCCTATGCCTCGGCGATCGGTGGCGGTCGCACCGGGATCATCGAGACCAGTTTCAAGGACGAGACCGAGACTGATCTGTTCGGCGAGCAGGCAGTGTTGTGCGGTGGCGCGGTCGAATTGGTCAAGGCGGGTTTCGAGACCCTGGTCGACGCGGGCTACGCCCCCGAGATGGCCTATTTCGAGTGCCTCCACGAGCTGAAGCTGATCGTCGACCTGATGTACGAGGGCGGCATCGCGAACATGAACTACTCGATCTCGAACAACGCCGAGTACGGCGAGTACGTGACCGGCCCGAAGGTGATCAATGCACAGAGCCGCGCGGTGATGCGCGAGGCACTGCACAATATCCAGACCGGCGAGTACGCCAAGCGTTTCATCCTCGAAGGAGGCGCCGGTTATCCGGAGATGACGGCGCACCGCCGCAACAATGCCGCGCATCCGATCGAAGTGGTTGGCGAGCGCCTGCGCGGCATGATGCCGTGGATCCAGAAGATCGTCGACAAGTCCAAGAACTAG
- a CDS encoding DUF4124 domain-containing protein: protein MPSYLPLLILGLSAALPAAAAKGYHLYYDENGQAVYSQFAPGEGRESEVVKPPPPPAESPEVAQKRLQEQLQRFEDNREDQELAQQKADEARTKADRTSQRCDQARKNLEVLSGPPRRLYQSPDGSVQRMDEEQRAKQRAEMEKIIAEDCK from the coding sequence ATGCCGTCGTATCTGCCCCTGTTGATCCTCGGCCTCAGCGCCGCACTGCCCGCCGCCGCCGCGAAGGGCTACCACCTGTACTACGACGAGAACGGCCAGGCCGTGTACTCGCAGTTCGCGCCGGGAGAGGGCCGCGAGAGCGAGGTCGTAAAGCCGCCGCCACCGCCGGCGGAATCCCCGGAAGTGGCGCAGAAACGGCTGCAGGAACAACTGCAGCGATTCGAGGACAACCGCGAAGACCAGGAACTGGCGCAACAGAAGGCCGACGAGGCCCGCACCAAGGCCGACCGGACCAGCCAGCGTTGCGACCAGGCGCGGAAAAACCTCGAGGTCCTCAGCGGACCGCCGCGGCGGCTCTACCAGTCGCCCGACGGCAGCGTGCAGCGCATGGATGAAGAGCAGCGCGCCAAGCAGCGCGCCGAGATGGAAAAAATCATCGCCGAAGACTGCAAATGA
- the rimI gene encoding ribosomal protein S18-alanine N-acetyltransferase: MSAVLQEPRPLIRPMRVDDLSDVVGVERRAYTHPWSEGILRDCLRVGYSCWVCELGEDIVGHAVMSVAIGESHLLNLCVGPEWQGRGLGRRMLRRMLRIARERNADTMFLEVRDSNDCARALYESEGFGEIGRRRGYYPAVQGREDAVVYAKAIL, from the coding sequence ATGAGTGCCGTATTGCAGGAACCCAGGCCGCTGATCCGGCCGATGCGGGTCGACGACCTGTCCGACGTGGTCGGTGTCGAGCGGCGCGCCTACACGCATCCCTGGTCCGAAGGGATACTGCGCGACTGCCTGCGCGTGGGGTACAGCTGCTGGGTCTGCGAACTGGGTGAGGATATCGTCGGCCACGCGGTGATGTCGGTCGCGATCGGCGAGTCGCACCTGCTCAATCTCTGTGTCGGACCGGAATGGCAGGGCAGGGGTCTCGGTCGCCGGATGTTGCGCCGCATGCTGCGGATCGCGCGCGAGCGCAATGCCGACACGATGTTCCTCGAGGTGCGCGACTCCAACGATTGCGCGCGCGCGCTCTACGAGTCCGAAGGCTTCGGCGAGATCGGCCGTCGGCGCGGTTACTACCCCGCCGTGCAGGGCCGCGAGGACGCCGTGGTATACGCGAAGGCGATTCTCTGA